In the Flavobacterium acetivorans genome, one interval contains:
- a CDS encoding (4Fe-4S)-binding protein gives MDPKDIKKEYTNGEITIIWQSGKCIHSGNCVRNNPDVFQPKQKPWIKIEGSYSKKIIDAVQKCPSGALTYYKNNI, from the coding sequence ATGGATCCAAAAGACATCAAAAAAGAATACACTAACGGAGAAATTACCATAATATGGCAATCAGGCAAATGTATTCATTCAGGCAACTGTGTACGAAATAATCCCGATGTTTTTCAACCTAAACAAAAACCATGGATTAAGATTGAAGGATCTTACAGCAAAAAAATTATTGATGCGGTACAAAAATGCCCATCAGGAGCTTTAACTTATTACAAAAATAACATATAA
- a CDS encoding YceI family protein, giving the protein MATTKWAIDPTHSEIGFKVKHMMFTNVSGKFETYDATIATEDENFENAKIEFSADINSVNTHNTDRDTHLKSADFFDADNHPRLTFKASSFSKIDDHNYTLTGDLSLRGVTKPVQFPVEFSGLMKDPWGNTKAGLNISGKINRKDWGLNWNAALETGGLLVSEEVRLQIELQLVKL; this is encoded by the coding sequence ATGGCAACAACAAAATGGGCAATTGACCCAACACATTCAGAAATAGGCTTTAAAGTAAAACACATGATGTTTACTAATGTTTCAGGTAAATTTGAAACTTATGACGCTACAATTGCTACCGAAGACGAAAACTTCGAAAATGCAAAAATTGAATTTTCAGCCGACATTAATTCTGTTAATACTCACAATACGGATAGAGATACCCATCTAAAAAGCGCTGACTTTTTTGACGCTGACAATCATCCTAGACTTACTTTTAAAGCATCTTCTTTTTCTAAGATAGACGATCATAATTACACTTTGACAGGAGATTTAAGTTTAAGAGGAGTAACAAAACCTGTACAATTCCCAGTTGAATTTAGCGGATTAATGAAAGATCCTTGGGGAAACACTAAAGCCGGATTGAACATTTCAGGCAAAATTAACCGTAAAGATTGGGGACTAAACTGGAATGCGGCTTTGGAAACAGGTGGTCTTTTAGTAAGCGAAGAAGTACGTTTACAAATCGAATTGCAATTGGTAAAATTGTAA
- a CDS encoding DUF983 domain-containing protein — protein MNSHCSHCQYKFEKEPGFFFGAMYVSYGLTVAESIATYVIAQFFFDKAFDLRLIPIIGVVILAMASFNIRLSRLLWIYMFKNYSM, from the coding sequence ATGAACTCCCATTGTTCTCATTGCCAGTACAAATTCGAAAAAGAACCTGGTTTTTTCTTCGGTGCCATGTATGTCAGTTATGGCCTGACCGTAGCCGAAAGTATTGCCACTTATGTCATTGCCCAATTCTTTTTTGACAAAGCTTTCGATTTAAGACTCATTCCTATTATAGGTGTAGTTATTCTCGCAATGGCCTCCTTTAACATTAGACTCTCGCGATTATTATGGATTTATATGTTCAAAAATTATTCGATGTAA
- a CDS encoding helix-turn-helix domain-containing protein: protein MKKYPIYNIQRFNCNSVNGDLYVNTFKNHLIDHSFVEEPHRHSFYVLTFFTKGSGFHEIDFDTYKVQPGSVFMMQPGQMHHWNLSDDVEGFVIFYSQEVYNLYFGQKGIEDYSFYHSINSVPEIIFDHAESKALLPYFNSLIVENQGNKALKQDKIMNLLDIIHIEIARKYSETYVYEKHSYNVKISEFEKLLEKKFKDQKAASFYASQLNITLKHLNRICNEILKKTTTDVITDRIILEAKRMLMDKKMTVNEIATALGYDDYSYFSRFFKKNTTVTPTDFRVSK from the coding sequence ATGAAAAAGTATCCTATTTACAATATTCAGCGGTTTAACTGTAATTCAGTTAATGGCGATTTGTATGTCAATACGTTCAAAAACCATTTGATAGATCATAGTTTTGTAGAGGAACCTCATAGGCATAGTTTTTATGTTTTAACCTTTTTTACTAAGGGTTCCGGTTTTCATGAAATTGATTTTGACACTTATAAGGTGCAACCGGGAAGTGTTTTCATGATGCAACCCGGACAGATGCATCATTGGAATTTGTCCGATGATGTGGAGGGATTTGTTATTTTCTATTCTCAGGAAGTGTATAATCTTTATTTTGGACAAAAAGGAATTGAAGACTATTCTTTCTATCATTCAATTAATAGTGTTCCCGAAATTATTTTTGATCATGCTGAATCAAAAGCTTTGTTGCCTTATTTTAATAGTTTAATTGTTGAAAACCAAGGAAACAAAGCATTAAAGCAAGATAAAATAATGAATTTGCTAGATATCATTCATATTGAAATTGCTCGAAAATATAGTGAAACCTATGTATATGAAAAGCATTCTTATAATGTGAAAATCAGTGAATTTGAGAAGCTTTTAGAAAAAAAATTCAAAGATCAAAAAGCAGCATCTTTTTATGCTTCACAACTCAATATTACATTAAAGCATTTGAATCGAATATGTAATGAGATCCTGAAAAAAACAACCACAGATGTTATTACCGATAGGATTATTCTCGAGGCAAAGCGTATGTTGATGGACAAGAAAATGACTGTCAATGAGATTGCTACCGCATTGGGATATGATGATTATTCCTATTTTTCTAGATTTTTCAAAAAAAACACTACTGTTACTCCCACAGATTTTAGGGTTTCTAAATGA
- a CDS encoding pyridoxal phosphate-dependent aminotransferase → MNPLSDRINNLATSQTLAMAALARELKAQGKDIISLSLGEPDFNTPDFIKEAAKKAIDENYSTYSPVEGYLELKEAICRKFKRDNNLEYKPSQIVVSTGAKQSLYNIAQVMLNDGDEVILPAPYWVSYFEIVKLSGGVPVEVPTSVETDFKITAEQLEAAITPKTKMMWFSSPCNPSGSVYSREELTALAKVLEKYPNIYVVADEIYEHINFSGTFCSIASIPGMLERTITVNGVAKAFAMTGWRIGYIGAPEFIAKACTKIQGQVTSGANSIAQRATITALDADPAVLNEMVQAFHNRRDLVVGLLKEIPGVKINVPEGAFYVFPDVSSFFGKTLKGTEIKNAMDLSMYLLAEANVATVTGDAFGNPDCIRFSYATSDEILKEALKRIKNALAL, encoded by the coding sequence ATGAATCCACTTTCAGACAGAATCAACAACCTGGCTACCTCGCAAACACTAGCAATGGCAGCTTTGGCCAGAGAATTAAAAGCGCAAGGAAAAGACATTATCAGCTTAAGCTTAGGAGAACCGGACTTTAACACGCCCGATTTCATCAAAGAAGCAGCAAAGAAAGCAATTGACGAGAACTACAGCACTTATTCTCCAGTAGAAGGATATCTAGAATTGAAAGAAGCAATCTGCAGAAAATTCAAAAGAGACAATAATTTAGAGTACAAACCTTCACAAATTGTCGTTTCAACAGGAGCAAAACAATCTTTATACAATATTGCACAAGTAATGTTAAACGACGGTGACGAGGTAATCTTACCAGCTCCATATTGGGTTTCATATTTCGAAATCGTAAAATTATCCGGTGGAGTGCCTGTAGAAGTTCCAACTTCTGTAGAAACGGACTTCAAAATCACAGCTGAACAACTGGAAGCTGCCATCACACCAAAAACTAAAATGATGTGGTTCTCTTCTCCTTGCAACCCAAGTGGTTCAGTATACAGCAGAGAAGAATTAACTGCCTTAGCTAAAGTATTGGAAAAATATCCAAATATTTATGTTGTGGCTGACGAAATATATGAACATATTAATTTTTCAGGGACTTTTTGCAGTATCGCATCTATCCCAGGAATGCTAGAAAGAACAATCACTGTAAACGGAGTTGCCAAAGCATTTGCAATGACAGGATGGAGAATTGGTTATATAGGAGCACCAGAATTTATCGCAAAAGCCTGTACTAAAATCCAAGGACAAGTAACTTCTGGAGCAAACTCCATTGCACAACGCGCTACAATCACCGCATTAGATGCTGACCCTGCTGTATTAAACGAAATGGTTCAAGCTTTTCACAACCGTAGAGATTTAGTAGTTGGATTATTAAAAGAAATTCCAGGAGTAAAAATCAACGTTCCTGAAGGTGCTTTTTATGTATTCCCAGACGTTTCTTCATTCTTCGGAAAAACATTAAAAGGAACCGAAATCAAAAATGCGATGGATTTATCAATGTACCTTTTGGCCGAAGCTAACGTAGCCACAGTTACAGGTGATGCTTTTGGGAATCCAGATTGTATTCGTTTTTCATACGCAACAAGCGACGAAATCTTAAAAGAAGCTTTAAAAAGAATCAAAAACGCTTTGGCATTGTAG
- a CDS encoding GNAT family N-acetyltransferase, producing the protein MNAIPELEYNEKKGHFHITVNNQTEAKMTFVFAGEHKIIIDHTEVNPASNGKGYGKKLVEKAVEFAREKGITILPLCPFAKSVFDKTPELRDVL; encoded by the coding sequence ATGAATGCAATTCCAGAACTAGAGTACAACGAGAAAAAAGGCCATTTCCACATCACAGTAAATAATCAAACAGAAGCCAAAATGACCTTTGTTTTCGCTGGTGAACACAAAATAATCATTGACCACACCGAAGTAAATCCAGCTAGTAACGGCAAAGGCTATGGGAAAAAATTAGTAGAAAAGGCCGTTGAATTTGCCCGAGAAAAAGGAATTACAATTCTTCCTTTATGTCCTTTTGCTAAAAGTGTTTTTGATAAAACACCTGAATTAAGAGACGTATTGTAA
- a CDS encoding DUF6370 family protein — protein MKKILTSIFLFSVLVATAQDKKEQPKTQILDAACGQCQFKMEGYGCDLAVRIDGKNYFVDGTSIDSHGDAHADDGFCAVIKKAEVVGEIKNNRFVVTHFKVLPEQKKKDQK, from the coding sequence ATGAAAAAAATTCTAACTTCTATATTCCTGTTCTCAGTATTAGTAGCCACTGCCCAAGATAAAAAAGAACAGCCAAAAACACAAATTCTAGATGCAGCCTGCGGACAATGCCAGTTTAAAATGGAAGGATACGGCTGTGATTTAGCAGTGCGCATTGACGGGAAAAATTATTTTGTAGATGGAACTTCGATTGATTCCCATGGCGACGCCCATGCCGATGACGGTTTTTGTGCCGTTATTAAGAAAGCAGAAGTTGTTGGCGAAATAAAAAACAATCGCTTTGTGGTTACGCATTTCAAAGTACTTCCCGAGCAAAAGAAAAAAGACCAAAAATAG
- the purT gene encoding formate-dependent phosphoribosylglycinamide formyltransferase yields MKILLLGSGELGKEFTIAAQRIGQTVIAVDSYENAPAMQVAHDFEVINMLDGEALDRIVAKHNPDFIVPEIEAIRTERFYDYEKQGITVVPSAKAANFTMNRKAIRDLAAKDLGLKTAAYRYATTAEELRQGVEAVGMPCVVKPLMSSSGKGQSTIKTEVDIEKAWNYAVEGSRGDVVEVIVEAFVKFNSEITLLTVTQNNNPTLFCAPIGHRQERGDYQESWQPARISDKDLYEAQDMAEKVTEALGGAGLFGVEFFLADDGVYFSELSPRPHDTGMVTLAGTQNFNEFELHLRAILSLPIYEITLEKAGASAVILATANSNNPSFSGIEKIACLPKTDFRLFGKPTSRPYRRMGVALTYGSLETPIEQIVERAKKAADLISVHS; encoded by the coding sequence ATGAAAATACTATTGCTAGGTTCAGGCGAATTAGGAAAAGAATTTACAATTGCAGCCCAACGCATCGGCCAAACCGTTATTGCTGTTGATAGCTATGAAAACGCACCAGCCATGCAAGTAGCTCATGACTTTGAAGTCATCAACATGCTTGATGGTGAAGCTTTGGATCGCATTGTAGCTAAACACAATCCTGATTTTATCGTTCCAGAAATAGAAGCCATCCGTACCGAGCGTTTTTACGATTACGAAAAACAAGGAATCACAGTGGTTCCCTCTGCCAAAGCGGCTAACTTTACTATGAATCGCAAAGCCATTCGCGATTTGGCCGCTAAAGATTTAGGACTAAAAACAGCTGCTTATCGTTACGCTACAACTGCCGAAGAATTAAGACAAGGAGTCGAAGCCGTTGGAATGCCTTGTGTGGTAAAACCATTGATGAGTTCGTCAGGAAAAGGACAATCAACCATAAAAACCGAAGTGGACATTGAAAAAGCATGGAATTATGCGGTAGAAGGTTCCCGAGGTGATGTGGTAGAAGTTATCGTTGAAGCATTTGTGAAATTCAATTCCGAAATCACTTTATTAACCGTTACTCAAAATAACAATCCAACACTTTTTTGTGCTCCGATAGGACATCGTCAAGAACGAGGTGATTACCAAGAAAGCTGGCAACCCGCTAGAATTTCGGACAAAGACTTATACGAAGCACAGGACATGGCCGAAAAAGTAACTGAAGCTTTAGGAGGCGCAGGACTTTTTGGAGTCGAGTTTTTCTTGGCAGATGATGGTGTTTATTTCTCGGAACTCTCTCCAAGACCACACGATACCGGAATGGTAACTTTGGCAGGTACACAAAATTTCAACGAATTTGAACTGCACCTAAGAGCTATTTTAAGCTTACCTATTTACGAAATTACCTTAGAAAAAGCAGGAGCCAGTGCTGTAATTTTAGCCACAGCAAACTCAAACAATCCAAGCTTTAGCGGAATTGAAAAAATCGCTTGTTTACCCAAAACTGATTTCAGACTTTTTGGCAAACCTACATCAAGACCATATAGAAGAATGGGTGTCGCTTTGACCTATGGCAGCTTAGAAACTCCAATCGAACAAATTGTCGAACGAGCTAAAAAAGCAGCCGATTTAATCTCTGTACACTCATAA
- the galE gene encoding UDP-glucose 4-epimerase GalE: MKVLVTGGLGFIGSHTVVELQNEGFEVVIIDNLSNSSEEVLKGIVAITAKMPIFEKLDLREKKSVQDFFKKHDDISGVIHFAASKAVGESVENPLLYYENNINTLVYLLQELQQKPEAHFIFSSSCTVYGQAETMPITEDASIQTAMSPYGNTKQIGEEIITDVAKVTNVNAILLRYFNPVGSHPSAEIGELPIGVPQNLVPFITQTGFGLREQLSVYGDDYPTPDGTAIRDYIHVVDLAKAHVVALQRLLSKKNETKVETFNLGTGTGSSVLEVIQAFEKVSGKKLPYKIVPRREGDITEAYANTDKANKILGWKAKSTLEESLASAWKWEQKIRE; encoded by the coding sequence ATGAAAGTATTAGTAACAGGCGGATTAGGTTTTATAGGTTCGCACACCGTTGTTGAATTGCAGAATGAAGGATTTGAAGTAGTAATTATCGATAATCTATCTAATTCTTCGGAAGAAGTTTTGAAAGGAATTGTTGCTATAACAGCTAAAATGCCCATTTTTGAAAAATTAGATCTTAGAGAGAAAAAATCAGTTCAGGATTTTTTCAAAAAACACGATGATATTTCCGGTGTAATTCATTTTGCTGCTTCAAAAGCAGTAGGGGAAAGTGTCGAGAATCCGTTGTTGTATTATGAAAATAACATCAATACTTTAGTTTATTTGCTTCAGGAATTACAGCAAAAACCAGAGGCGCATTTTATTTTCAGTTCGTCTTGTACGGTTTATGGCCAAGCGGAAACAATGCCAATAACAGAGGATGCTTCGATTCAAACGGCGATGTCTCCTTATGGAAATACCAAGCAAATTGGAGAAGAAATCATCACTGATGTGGCCAAAGTGACTAATGTGAACGCCATTTTGTTGCGTTATTTCAATCCGGTTGGGTCTCATCCTTCGGCTGAAATAGGAGAATTGCCTATCGGTGTTCCTCAAAATTTAGTGCCGTTTATTACCCAGACCGGTTTTGGTTTGCGTGAGCAATTATCAGTTTACGGAGATGATTATCCTACTCCTGACGGAACAGCGATTCGTGATTATATTCATGTAGTAGATTTGGCCAAGGCGCATGTAGTTGCTTTGCAGCGATTATTGAGTAAGAAAAATGAGACCAAGGTTGAAACCTTTAATTTGGGAACTGGAACAGGAAGTTCAGTCTTGGAAGTAATTCAAGCATTTGAAAAAGTAAGTGGTAAAAAATTACCTTATAAAATAGTTCCTCGTCGTGAAGGTGATATCACTGAGGCTTATGCCAATACTGATAAAGCGAATAAAATTTTAGGTTGGAAAGCTAAGTCTACTCTGGAGGAGTCTTTAGCGAGCGCTTGGAAATGGGAGCAAAAAATCAGAGAATAA
- a CDS encoding 3-deoxy-D-manno-octulosonic acid transferase, translating into MLFLYNTALQIASFLLKPIAFFNSKIKLFVDGRKVVFPILEQKIKASDKTIWFHAASLGEYEQGLPVMEKIKEKFPNHKIILTFFSPSGYEVRKNNTVADVTVYLPLDTKSNVENFLKLVHPEMAFFIKYEFWLNYLNELKKQQTPTYLISGIFRENQMFFKWYGGFYKKALDAFTFFFVQNESSKKLLLELNKTNVAISGDTRFDRVATILEKDNSLDFISEFKNNKLTVVVGSSWPKDENLLIDYINSNKHSIKFIIAPHNIKSEQIKQLKAKISKKTVLYSEKTSKNLTDFDVFIIDTIGILTKIYSYADIAYVGGGFGNPGVHNILEPATFGVPIIIGPNYSHFAEATALVHMGGCISIKNSKELNTAFEDLIINEDFRNEKGHICNTFVLMNKGATAIILKNILNDPI; encoded by the coding sequence ATGCTTTTTCTATACAACACGGCACTACAAATTGCCAGTTTTCTCCTAAAACCCATCGCTTTCTTCAATTCAAAAATCAAACTTTTTGTAGATGGAAGAAAAGTAGTTTTCCCTATTTTGGAACAAAAAATCAAAGCTTCCGATAAAACGATCTGGTTTCACGCCGCTTCGCTTGGCGAATATGAACAAGGCTTGCCGGTAATGGAAAAAATCAAAGAAAAATTTCCCAACCACAAAATCATTCTTACTTTCTTTTCTCCTTCGGGATACGAAGTCCGTAAGAACAATACGGTAGCTGATGTAACTGTTTACCTGCCTTTGGACACTAAAAGTAATGTCGAAAATTTCTTAAAACTGGTACATCCTGAAATGGCGTTTTTTATTAAATATGAGTTTTGGCTCAATTACTTAAACGAATTAAAAAAACAACAAACTCCTACTTATTTGATCTCTGGGATTTTTAGAGAGAACCAAATGTTTTTTAAATGGTACGGCGGTTTTTACAAAAAGGCATTAGACGCCTTCACTTTCTTCTTCGTTCAAAATGAAAGCTCTAAAAAATTACTATTAGAATTAAACAAAACCAATGTAGCCATTTCTGGCGACACCCGTTTTGACCGAGTTGCCACCATTTTGGAAAAAGACAATTCCTTAGATTTTATTTCTGAATTTAAAAACAATAAACTTACAGTAGTTGTTGGCAGTTCATGGCCAAAAGACGAAAATTTACTGATTGACTATATCAATTCGAACAAACATTCCATTAAATTTATTATTGCGCCACACAATATTAAAAGCGAACAAATCAAGCAACTAAAAGCCAAGATCTCAAAAAAAACAGTATTGTACTCTGAAAAAACGAGTAAAAACCTTACCGATTTTGATGTGTTTATCATTGACACGATTGGAATTTTGACTAAAATTTACAGCTATGCTGATATCGCTTATGTGGGCGGTGGTTTTGGAAATCCAGGTGTTCACAATATTTTAGAGCCGGCAACATTTGGTGTTCCAATAATTATCGGACCTAATTATTCCCACTTTGCCGAAGCTACAGCATTAGTCCATATGGGCGGCTGCATTTCGATCAAAAACAGCAAAGAGTTAAATACCGCTTTTGAAGATTTAATTATAAATGAAGACTTCCGAAACGAGAAAGGACACATTTGCAACACTTTTGTATTAATGAACAAAGGCGCTACGGCTATAATTTTAAAAAATATTTTGAATGATCCAATTTAA
- a CDS encoding DegT/DnrJ/EryC1/StrS family aminotransferase has translation MKKIQMVDLKSQYDKIAATVNASIQNVLDTNTYINGPQVHQFQKELEEYLDVKHVIPCANGTDALQIAMMGLDLKPGDEVITADFTFAATVEVIALLQLTPVLVDVDMHNMNISLERIKAAITPKTKAIVPVHLFGRAANMEAIMALAKEHNLYVIEDNAQAIGANCKFSDGTKKKAGTIGHVGATSFFPSKNLGCYGDGGAIFTNDDALAHKLRGIVNHGMYERYHHDVVGVNSRLDSIQAAVLNAKLPLLDEYNKARQDAARKYSAAFEGHKNIVAPNICDICDCHVFHQYTLRIIDADRNALMQHLLDKGIPCAIYYPIPLHSQKAYLDPRYKEEDFPVTNQLVKEVISLPMHTELDEEQIKFITDSVLEFLK, from the coding sequence ATGAAAAAAATCCAAATGGTTGACCTAAAAAGTCAATATGATAAAATTGCAGCAACTGTAAATGCTTCTATTCAAAATGTTTTAGATACAAATACATACATTAATGGGCCTCAGGTGCACCAGTTTCAAAAAGAGTTAGAGGAATATCTTGATGTAAAACATGTAATTCCTTGTGCAAACGGAACGGATGCTTTGCAGATTGCCATGATGGGATTGGATTTAAAGCCAGGTGACGAGGTAATCACAGCCGATTTTACTTTCGCAGCAACGGTAGAAGTGATCGCATTATTGCAATTAACACCGGTTTTAGTCGATGTAGATATGCATAATATGAATATTTCGCTGGAAAGAATCAAAGCGGCTATCACGCCTAAAACAAAAGCGATTGTTCCGGTTCACTTATTTGGTCGTGCGGCCAATATGGAAGCGATTATGGCTTTGGCCAAGGAACATAATTTATACGTTATTGAAGATAATGCTCAAGCTATTGGAGCCAATTGTAAATTTTCGGACGGGACTAAAAAGAAAGCCGGAACAATTGGACATGTAGGAGCAACCTCTTTTTTTCCTTCTAAAAACTTAGGTTGTTATGGTGATGGCGGAGCAATTTTCACAAATGATGATGCTTTGGCACACAAACTTCGTGGAATCGTAAATCACGGAATGTATGAACGTTACCACCATGATGTTGTAGGAGTAAATTCTCGTTTAGACAGTATTCAAGCAGCCGTTTTGAATGCTAAATTGCCGTTACTCGATGAGTATAATAAAGCCAGACAAGATGCGGCCAGGAAATATTCTGCTGCTTTTGAAGGGCATAAGAATATTGTGGCGCCAAATATCTGTGATATTTGCGACTGTCATGTTTTTCACCAATATACGTTAAGAATTATAGATGCTGACAGAAACGCTTTGATGCAACATCTATTAGATAAAGGAATTCCATGTGCTATTTATTATCCGATTCCTTTGCATTCTCAAAAAGCGTATTTGGATCCAAGATATAAAGAAGAAGATTTTCCGGTAACCAATCAATTGGTAAAAGAAGTGATTTCCTTACCAATGCACACGGAACTTGATGAAGAACAAATCAAATTTATCACAGATAGCGTTTTAGAATTTTTAAAATAA
- a CDS encoding pirin family protein yields the protein MKNTVLHKADTRGHADHGWLNAYHSFSFASWYNPDRVQFGALRVLNDDTIAGGMGFGTHPHDNMEIITIPLEGDLAHKDSMGNTETIKTGDIQVMSAGTGVKHSEFNPNSDQRTKLLQIWVFPNKRNVTPRYQQITLDSEDRKNKLQQILSPNEEDAGVWIHQDAWFHLGKFDKGIETTYDLKKSDNGVYIFVLSGNLSINGQELETRDGLGLWDTNSLEIKATSDAEFLLMEIPMHY from the coding sequence ATGAAAAATACCGTTTTACATAAAGCAGATACAAGAGGACATGCAGATCATGGTTGGCTAAACGCTTATCACAGTTTTAGTTTTGCAAGTTGGTACAACCCAGACCGAGTTCAATTTGGAGCACTTCGTGTATTGAATGATGACACCATTGCAGGCGGAATGGGTTTTGGCACACACCCCCATGACAATATGGAAATCATCACCATTCCTCTTGAAGGCGATTTAGCCCATAAAGACAGCATGGGAAATACGGAAACCATTAAAACCGGTGACATTCAAGTTATGAGTGCCGGAACTGGGGTAAAACACAGTGAATTTAATCCAAATTCTGATCAAAGAACAAAATTATTGCAAATTTGGGTTTTTCCAAACAAAAGAAATGTAACGCCTCGTTACCAACAGATTACTTTAGATTCTGAAGATCGAAAAAACAAATTACAACAAATTCTTTCACCAAACGAGGAAGATGCCGGAGTTTGGATTCATCAAGATGCTTGGTTTCATTTGGGCAAATTCGACAAAGGAATTGAAACTACTTATGATTTAAAAAAATCAGATAATGGCGTTTATATTTTTGTTCTTTCCGGAAATCTATCCATCAACGGACAGGAATTAGAAACTCGAGATGGTCTAGGGCTTTGGGACACCAATTCTTTAGAAATTAAAGCAACTTCTGATGCCGAATTCTTATTAATGGAAATCCCAATGCATTATTAA
- a CDS encoding Crp/Fnr family transcriptional regulator — MSLILLNINKHISLSPEEQQLFLSKTEVHHFKAKTILLNSGQVCKHSYFVNSGTLRSFNINDNIVEHVLSFACEGWWISDMYSLISQKPGNLFIEVLEDAEVVLLSKENQEQLYIEIPKFERFFRILTENSLVANQQRLMDSLSLSAEERFEKFCEKYPTLTQKIPQKQIASYIGVTPEFFSKMKSRLLRNQ, encoded by the coding sequence GTGTCCCTCATTCTACTCAATATCAACAAACACATCTCGCTTAGTCCAGAAGAGCAGCAACTTTTTTTGTCCAAAACTGAAGTCCATCATTTTAAAGCCAAAACCATTTTGTTGAATTCCGGCCAAGTTTGTAAACATTCTTACTTTGTAAATTCAGGAACACTCAGGAGTTTCAACATCAATGATAATATTGTCGAGCATGTGCTTAGTTTTGCTTGTGAAGGCTGGTGGATTAGCGATATGTATAGTTTAATTTCACAAAAACCCGGTAATCTCTTTATTGAAGTTCTGGAAGATGCCGAAGTGGTATTACTTTCAAAAGAAAACCAAGAACAGCTTTATATCGAAATACCAAAATTCGAACGCTTTTTTAGAATTCTGACCGAAAACTCCCTAGTGGCTAATCAACAAAGACTAATGGACAGTTTAAGCTTATCGGCCGAAGAACGCTTTGAAAAATTTTGCGAAAAATACCCCACTTTAACCCAAAAAATTCCTCAAAAGCAGATTGCTTCTTATATAGGCGTAACACCCGAATTTTTCAGTAAGATGAAAAGCAGATTACTAAGAAATCAATAA
- the fabD gene encoding ACP S-malonyltransferase produces the protein MKAYVFPGQGAQFTGMGKDLYENSTLAKELFEKANEILGFRITDIMFEGTAEELKETKVTQPAVFLHSVILAKTLENFEPEMVAGHSLGEFSALVANGALSFEDGLKLVSQRALAMQKACEIKPSTMAAVLGLADNIVEEVCASIDGVVVAANYNCPGQLVISGETSAVEKACEAMKAAGAKRALLLPVGGAFHSPMMEPAREELAAAIEATTFSTPICPVYQNVTASAVSDPAEIKKNLIIQLTAPVKWTQSVQQMIADGATLFTEVGPGKVLAGLIGKIDKEAATANA, from the coding sequence ATGAAAGCATACGTATTTCCAGGTCAAGGGGCACAATTTACAGGAATGGGTAAAGACCTATATGAAAACTCTACATTAGCCAAAGAATTATTTGAAAAAGCAAATGAAATATTAGGTTTCCGTATCACAGACATCATGTTTGAAGGTACGGCAGAGGAATTAAAAGAAACCAAAGTAACCCAACCGGCAGTCTTTCTTCATTCGGTAATTTTGGCTAAAACATTAGAAAACTTTGAACCAGAAATGGTAGCAGGACATTCTTTAGGCGAATTTTCGGCCTTAGTAGCCAACGGTGCTTTGTCCTTTGAAGACGGTTTAAAATTAGTTTCGCAACGCGCTTTGGCCATGCAAAAAGCTTGCGAAATAAAACCATCAACTATGGCGGCCGTTTTAGGATTGGCCGATAATATCGTCGAAGAAGTTTGCGCTTCAATTGACGGGGTTGTAGTCGCAGCAAACTACAATTGCCCGGGACAATTAGTGATTTCGGGAGAAACATCAGCAGTAGAAAAAGCTTGTGAAGCGATGAAAGCCGCTGGCGCAAAAAGAGCCCTATTATTGCCTGTAGGTGGTGCATTTCACTCGCCAATGATGGAGCCGGCAAGAGAAGAGCTGGCAGCAGCAATTGAAGCAACTACTTTCTCTACACCTATATGTCCGGTATATCAAAACGTAACAGCAAGTGCTGTTTCTGATCCTGCTGAAATAAAGAAAAATCTAATTATCCAATTAACTGCTCCGGTAAAATGGACACAATCAGTACAGCAAATGATTGCCGACGGCGCTACCTTATTTACCGAAGTAGGTCCAGGAAAAGTATTAGCCGGATTGATTGGAAAAATCGATAAAGAAGCTGCAACAGCGAATGCTTAA